Proteins from a single region of Oscillatoria salina IIICB1:
- a CDS encoding precorrin-8X methylmutase, with amino-acid sequence MEWHSTDAQSLAIIDREIGEHIFSPAEYEIVRRVIYETADFEYKSLIRFSERALQAGAAALAARTTIVVDVPMVQVGITPRIQNTFANPVYCSMETLTRPQKYKTQAAWGIQTLARRYPEGIFAIGQAQTALTALVELIEAEEIRPALVIGTPSGFVGADVAKERLNDSLTPHIRIDGRKGSAVVAAAIVNGLVDLAWQAYGQEAKLLL; translated from the coding sequence ATGGAATGGCATTCAACCGATGCTCAAAGTCTGGCAATTATCGATAGGGAAATTGGCGAACATATTTTTTCTCCGGCAGAATACGAAATTGTTCGTCGAGTAATCTACGAAACTGCTGATTTTGAATATAAATCTTTAATTCGTTTTTCAGAACGAGCCCTTCAAGCTGGAGCAGCAGCTTTGGCGGCTCGGACGACAATTGTCGTCGATGTACCAATGGTACAGGTTGGCATTACCCCTCGCATTCAAAACACTTTTGCTAATCCTGTTTATTGCAGTATGGAAACTCTCACTAGACCCCAAAAGTATAAAACTCAGGCAGCTTGGGGAATACAAACTTTAGCCAGACGTTATCCAGAAGGAATTTTTGCCATTGGTCAAGCACAAACCGCACTGACGGCTTTGGTAGAGTTAATTGAAGCGGAGGAAATTCGCCCTGCTTTGGTAATTGGTACTCCTTCGGGTTTTGTCGGTGCAGATGTAGCCAAGGAAAGACTAAACGATTCTTTGACTCCTCATATTCGCATTGACGGACGTAAAGGTAGCGCCGTGGTAGCCGCAGCAATTGTGAATGGCTTAGTAGATTTAGCTTGGCAAGCTTATGGACAAGAAGCAAAACTACTTCTTTAG